In the Candidatus Binataceae bacterium genome, TCCTGATCTTTCTTGCGAAACGTTGCTTCGCTGGTTTCCCTGCGGCGGCGAGCAGTCCACCTTTGCGCTTGTCCTTGAGTCTGAAGCTCTCACCGTTAATGCTGACGATGATTGAATGATGGAGGATACGGTCGAGCATCGCCACGGTGAGTGCCGTCACCAGCGAAGGCCGTATCCCAACTCCCGACGGTTAGGTTCGAAGTCAGGATCATCGAGCCGTGCTCGTAACGTCGCGCCACGACCTGGAAGAACAGATTGGCCTGCTCACGGCTCATCGGCAGGTAGCCGATCTCGTCGATGATCAGCAGCTTGTAGGCGTTCACCGTGCGATGCATGACCTCACGATAGCGGCCCTGGCGCTGCGCGGCTTCGAGCATCAGCACCAGCTCGGCGGCGCTGAAGAAGCGGGTTTTGTAACCCTTCTGAGTGGCTAGATAGCCGAGTGCGATCGCCAGGTGAGTCTTGCTCACGCCCGAGGGCCCCAGGAAGACCACGTTCTCCGCGCGCTCGACGAAGGCGAGGCTCGCCAGCTCCATAATCTTGCGCGGTGCGCCGGTGGCGAAGTTGAAGTCGTACTGATCGAGCTCTTAACTGCGGGGAAGCCCGCGATGCGCGCGAACATCTCGCGAGCACGCGCCCGGCGTATCTCGCGTTCGGCAGTCAGCAGTTCCTCGACGAAGTCGGTGAATGAGGTTTGCTTTTCGGCCGCCTGCTGCGCCAGCGCGGTATACTGCGCGGTGACACCGCAAAGCCGTATGGCTGATCATTGGTCGCGGCTATCTCTGCGGTCCGCGATGCCGGTCTTTTTCAAGGATCTTCAGATCTGCCTGAAGTTTGCGCATGCCTCTCCCTTCCGGGCGCCGCGCTGGCGCAGCAATTACTTGAACAAATAGTCCCTAACTCGCCATCGAGAGAGATGCAAATCAGGCGAGGCTAAGACAGCGATCATGGGGTCGATGAGTCGCGCATGACCGGCGCGGCAGACGAGTCTTCGGACAAAACGCCGGCTGCTGATGACCCAATAGGACGCGTTACGCGGGCCGCCAGCACCATCGCGAACGCGATCAAAGTCGCGGGAGCGCTCCCTGAATCGACGAGCACAGAAACTGCCTCAGGGCCCAAACCGTGCCGAACAGGCCGAAGATTGCCGCGGCGCGGGCGGTATTGCCGCCGACGAAATCCTGCACCAGCTTGGGCAGTACCGGCGCGACCATCCTGAGCGCCAGCATGTCGAGCACGAACCGTCACAGAGATGAAGGCAATGGCGGTGGGTCGACTTTGGCGGCAGAGTCGGCAGCGGGCCTCGACCGATCCTTGGTGTGGAGTATCCTGGGTGCGGAGCATCCTGGGTGCGGAGCATTCTGGGTGCGGAGCATTCTGGGTGCGGAGCATCCTGCTGCCGGGGCGGGTGGCAAAGACTGGCGGCTGATGGCAAGATTATCGGAGACTATAAACGACCATTAAACGCGAGAGAATGCTGCCTACAGAAACCTCCGTCGAGAAGATTATCCTGGCCGAGCCGCGCGGTTTCTGCGCCGGCGTTGATCGCGCGGTCGAGGCCGTGCGCGGCGCGCTGCGCGACTATGGCCGCCCGCTCTACGTGCGCCATCAGATCGTCCACAACCGCTTCGTGCTCGAAGCGCTCGAGCGCGAGGGCGCGGTCTTCGTCGAGAACCTGGACGCCGTGCCCGAGGGCCAGCGCGTCATCTTCAGTGCGCACGGGGTCGCGCCGAGTGAATGGGACCACGCGCGCGCGCGGCGGTTGCGCGTGATCGACGCGACCTGTCCGCTGGTGACGAAGGTGCATTCCGAAGTCGAGCGCTATGCCGCCGAGGGTCAAGGCGTCATCCTGATCGGCCATGCCGGTCACGAAGAGGTCAACGGCACGCTCGGCGTCGCGCCAGGCAAGGTGATGTTGGTCGGGACCGTCGCCGAGGTCGCTGCGCTGGAGGCGCCCGACCCGGCGCGTGTCGCTGCAGTGACGCAGACCACGCTCAGCGTCGACGACACCCGCGAAATCATGGAGGCGCTCAAGGAGCGATTTCCGGAGCTCGCCACGCCAAAGACTGACGACATCTGCTACGCCACCCAGAACCGGCAGAACGCCGTGAAGGAGTTGGTCGAGGTCAGCGACGCGATTCTGGTGGTCGGTTCGAAATCGAGCTCGAACGCTAATCGCATGGTTGAGGTCGCCCGCATGCGCGGCAGCCGGGCCTTCCTGGTCGATTCGATCGCCGACGTCGAGCCCGCGATGCTCGCGGGGGTGACCGCACTGGGTCTCACCGCCAGCGCGTCGTCGCCCGAATGGCTGGTCGAGCAGATCATCGGCGCTTTCGCCGAACGGGGCGCCACGGTCGAGCTGATGAAGCTCAAAGAGGAGCGGATACGTTTTCCCCTGCCCAAGCCGGCTGAGCCATGATCGAGCGCGAGCCGCATCACTAGAGTGGATCGGCCGCGCGGCTATATTGCCGTCGAGGGTCCGATCGGCGTCGGCAAAAGCAGCCTGGCCCGTTTGCTCGCGCGCGAGCTCAACGCCCGCCTGGTGCTCGAAGAAGTTGACGACAATCCCTTCCTCGCGCGCTTTTACGAGGATGCGGACA is a window encoding:
- the ispH gene encoding 4-hydroxy-3-methylbut-2-enyl diphosphate reductase encodes the protein MLPTETSVEKIILAEPRGFCAGVDRAVEAVRGALRDYGRPLYVRHQIVHNRFVLEALEREGAVFVENLDAVPEGQRVIFSAHGVAPSEWDHARARRLRVIDATCPLVTKVHSEVERYAAEGQGVILIGHAGHEEVNGTLGVAPGKVMLVGTVAEVAALEAPDPARVAAVTQTTLSVDDTREIMEALKERFPELATPKTDDICYATQNRQNAVKELVEVSDAILVVGSKSSSNANRMVEVARMRGSRAFLVDSIADVEPAMLAGVTALGLTASASSPEWLVEQIIGAFAERGATVELMKLKEERIRFPLPKPAEP